A single window of Actinomycetota bacterium DNA harbors:
- the ndk gene encoding nucleoside-diphosphate kinase, producing MVEQTLVLIKPDGVQRGLIGEVIRRIEAKGYTIRALQLRILDRGTAEEHYAEHADKPFFSELVTFITSGPLVAMCVEGEDAVRGLRQLMGATHPLEAAPGSIRGDFATSIGENIVHGSDAAQSAERELALFFPESSDD from the coding sequence GTGGTGGAGCAGACGCTGGTCCTGATCAAGCCCGACGGCGTCCAGCGGGGGCTGATCGGTGAGGTGATACGCCGGATCGAGGCCAAGGGGTACACGATCCGGGCGCTGCAGCTGCGCATCCTCGATCGGGGAACCGCCGAGGAGCACTACGCCGAGCATGCCGACAAGCCGTTCTTCTCCGAGCTGGTGACCTTCATCACGTCCGGGCCGCTCGTCGCCATGTGCGTCGAGGGCGAGGACGCCGTCCGGGGGCTGCGTCAGTTGATGGGCGCGACACACCCCCTGGAGGCGGCACCCGGATCGATCCGGGGCGACTTCGCCACCAGCATCGGGGAGAACATCGTCCACGGGTCGGACGCGGCGCAGAGCGCAGAACGCGAGCTGGCTCTGTTCTTCCCCGAGTCGTCTGACGACTGA
- the radC gene encoding DNA repair protein RadC, whose protein sequence is MTWTTGPDAGMLRLADDRPAANGDCLRCAAEASRHARLADIDERTQVTSPEDAARIVLGELAGRDREHCVATLLDTKHRILSVVTVSVGSVDHTFMRPREILRDALLANAAALVLAHNHPSGDPEPSRDDELVTRRIVRAGEVVGIDVLDHLVVGGARWVSLARRGLL, encoded by the coding sequence ATGACGTGGACCACCGGGCCCGACGCCGGGATGCTGAGGCTCGCCGACGATCGACCAGCTGCGAACGGCGACTGCCTCCGTTGCGCGGCGGAGGCGTCTCGGCATGCACGACTCGCCGATATCGACGAGCGGACCCAGGTCACGTCACCCGAGGATGCCGCCCGGATCGTCCTCGGCGAGCTGGCCGGTCGCGACCGTGAGCACTGCGTCGCGACGCTGCTGGACACCAAGCACCGGATCCTGTCGGTCGTGACCGTCAGCGTCGGCAGCGTCGACCACACCTTCATGCGACCGAGGGAGATCCTGCGCGACGCGCTCCTGGCCAACGCTGCCGCCCTGGTCCTCGCTCACAACCACCCGTCCGGCGACCCTGAGCCGAGCCGTGATGACGAGCTGGTCACCCGCCGGATCGTGCGGGCCGGCGAGGTGGTCGGGATCGACGTGCTCGACCACCTGGTGGTGGGCGGCGCTCGTTGGGTCAGCCTGGCGCGGCGGGGGCTGCTGTGA
- a CDS encoding rod shape-determining protein: MAVDLGTANTLVYVRARGIVLDEPSVVAINTKNGAILAVGSEAKRMIGRTPGHIVAIRPLKDGVIADFDVTEKMLRYFIQAVHRRRFLAKPRVVVCVPSGITGVEQRAVEEATIQAGARSAYIIEEPMAAAIGAGLPVHEPAGNMVVDIGGGTSEVAVISLGGIVTSQSIRIGGDELDDAIISYIKKEYSLMLGERTAEEIKMAIGSAFPLSDEPHAEIRGRDLVSGLPKTIIVSAEEIRKAIEEPVNAVIDAVKNTLDRTPPELAADIMDKGIVLTGGGALLKGLDERLKHETGMPIHVTDNPLTSVAIGSGKCLEEFEALKKVLISSSRH; encoded by the coding sequence ATGGCCGTCGATCTGGGGACCGCCAACACGCTGGTGTACGTCCGCGCGCGCGGCATCGTCCTCGACGAGCCGTCGGTGGTGGCGATCAATACCAAGAACGGCGCGATCCTGGCCGTGGGTTCCGAGGCCAAGCGGATGATCGGCCGCACGCCCGGTCACATCGTGGCGATCCGGCCGCTGAAGGACGGGGTGATCGCCGACTTCGACGTCACCGAGAAGATGCTGCGTTACTTCATCCAGGCGGTGCACCGCCGCCGTTTCCTCGCCAAGCCACGGGTGGTGGTCTGCGTCCCGTCCGGTATCACGGGGGTGGAGCAGCGCGCCGTGGAGGAGGCCACCATCCAGGCCGGCGCCCGCTCGGCGTACATCATCGAGGAGCCGATGGCCGCGGCCATCGGGGCTGGGCTCCCCGTCCACGAACCCGCGGGGAACATGGTGGTGGACATCGGCGGCGGGACGAGCGAGGTGGCGGTCATCTCCCTGGGGGGCATCGTGACCAGCCAGTCGATCCGCATCGGCGGCGACGAGCTGGACGACGCGATCATCTCCTACATCAAGAAGGAGTACTCCCTGATGCTCGGCGAGCGGACCGCCGAGGAGATCAAGATGGCGATCGGTTCGGCCTTCCCCCTGTCGGACGAGCCGCATGCCGAGATCCGCGGCCGCGATCTGGTGTCCGGCCTGCCGAAGACGATCATCGTGTCCGCCGAGGAGATCCGGAAGGCCATCGAGGAGCCGGTCAACGCCGTGATCGACGCGGTCAAGAACACCCTCGACCGCACCCCGCCCGAACTCGCTGCCGACATCATGGACAAGGGGATCGTGCTGACGGGCGGCGGCGCGCTGCTGAAGGGCCTCGACGAGCGGCTCAAGCACGAGACCGGCATGCCGATCCACGTCACCGACAACCCGCTCACGTCCGTGGCGATCGGCTCCGGGAAGTGCCTGGAGGAGTTCGAGGCGCTGAAGAAGGTCCTGATCTCCAGCTCCCGTCACTGA
- the mreC gene encoding rod shape-determining protein MreC — MFDRHRARILLAVLTLVSLVLITVDERAGQSGPLAHVRDGLAAVFAPVQDGLATVVRPIGGVVAGVGDLLELRQENARLRAEVEQLRDRRGAYDDVARENRALQDLLDMRDRLTAHSDEFRFAAARVIALAPSNIAEWTITIDVGSRDGITRDMTVINGDGLVGRVVQVAPSASRVLLAIDQNFSAAARIAATGEHGLVEGRDTEPMKLELLNPEAEVEVGHEVVTSSYSNATFPDGIVIGAVSSEPPEIPALTLTVDVTPYVDFTRLTTVLVILRAPPPDPLPVPTPGTQSTSPPTPMATPTETPTLDPTQGPTP; from the coding sequence ATGTTCGATCGTCACCGCGCCCGCATCCTACTCGCGGTCCTGACGCTCGTCTCGCTCGTGCTCATCACGGTCGACGAGCGCGCGGGCCAGAGCGGGCCGCTGGCGCACGTGCGCGACGGGCTCGCGGCGGTGTTCGCACCGGTCCAGGATGGACTGGCGACCGTCGTCCGCCCGATCGGCGGAGTGGTCGCCGGGGTCGGTGACCTGCTGGAACTGCGGCAGGAGAACGCCCGCCTGCGGGCCGAGGTCGAGCAGCTGCGTGACCGGCGCGGGGCGTACGACGACGTCGCGCGCGAGAACCGCGCCCTTCAGGACCTGCTCGACATGCGCGACCGGCTGACGGCTCATAGCGACGAGTTCCGGTTCGCCGCCGCCCGGGTCATCGCCCTGGCACCGTCGAACATCGCCGAGTGGACCATCACGATCGACGTGGGCAGCCGGGACGGGATCACCCGTGACATGACCGTCATCAACGGTGACGGACTGGTCGGTCGGGTCGTGCAGGTGGCTCCGAGCGCGTCCCGCGTCCTGCTGGCGATCGACCAGAACTTCTCCGCCGCCGCGCGTATCGCAGCCACCGGGGAGCACGGGTTGGTCGAGGGCAGGGACACCGAGCCGATGAAGCTGGAGCTGCTCAACCCCGAGGCCGAGGTGGAGGTCGGCCACGAGGTCGTCACGTCCAGCTACAGCAACGCGACGTTCCCGGACGGCATCGTGATCGGTGCCGTGTCGTCCGAGCCGCCGGAGATCCCGGCACTGACCCTCACCGTCGACGTGACGCCGTACGTGGACTTCACCCGCCTGACCACGGTGCTGGTGATCCTGCGAGCGCCACCGCCCGACCCGCTGCCCGTGCCGACCCCCGGAACCCAGTCCACCAGCCCTCCCACGCCCATGGCCACGCCGACCGAAACGCCCACGCTCGACCCGACCCAGGGGCCCACACCGTGA
- the mreD gene encoding rod shape-determining protein MreD yields MIRVAVTGLLLFSAALLQTTVLPHLSIAGYRPDLLLLVTALFAFRDGPVTGVVLGFAAGLLNDLLLVQSALGLSAVVFTGVGYAVGVVRPYLAPASITAPLAVAFVSAIVATAGYGLLSRLLGDPHYTVALVAQASLLVGLYNTMLTPPVVAVVSALSSRFPRERVAL; encoded by the coding sequence GTGATCCGCGTCGCCGTGACCGGCCTGCTGCTGTTCTCCGCGGCACTGCTGCAGACGACCGTCCTGCCGCATCTGTCGATCGCCGGCTACCGCCCGGACCTGCTGCTGCTGGTCACCGCGCTGTTCGCCTTCCGCGACGGCCCGGTCACCGGTGTGGTCCTCGGTTTCGCCGCCGGGCTGCTCAACGACCTGCTGCTCGTGCAGTCGGCACTGGGCCTGTCCGCCGTCGTGTTCACCGGGGTCGGGTACGCGGTCGGCGTCGTCCGGCCCTACCTGGCGCCGGCCTCGATCACCGCTCCCCTGGCGGTGGCGTTCGTCAGTGCGATCGTGGCCACCGCCGGGTACGGCCTGCTGTCGCGGCTCCTCGGCGATCCGCACTACACCGTGGCGCTGGTCGCGCAGGCCTCGCTGCTGGTCGGGCTGTACAACACGATGTTGACCCCGCCCGTCGTGGCGGTGGTGAGCGCGTTGTCGAGCCGCTTCCCACGCGAGCGCGTGGCACTTTGA
- the mrdA gene encoding penicillin-binding protein 2, with the protein MAQHESSSATLRLTLLTLVVAGMFAALFSRLWFLQVLAGDRYVELADSNRVRWVITAAPRGRVLDRDGEPLVKNRPALTVSANRNRLVDGDGEPRDHEAELVISRLSALLDMTPDEIVEAITNRKYSPFRPTPIKKDVAPEVIFQIKERQEHFAGVDAETLPVRVYPQATTAAHVVGYLGEISEEQLAAERFSGYRLGDLVGKSGVEAAYEEHLRGVEGLQQLEVNARGVTLGTLAQRAPIPGNELVTTLDLELQREVERVLEEGIVASRAQMHRQSGQHLKSVAGSAVVLDPRNGEVIAMASWPTYDPGLFVGGIDAQAFDRLHDKDNGLPILNRAIQGEYPPGSTWKIVSAEAALQAGQITPQSTLPCPPRWGWGKRNWYPRHDGTMDVARALMRSCDTFFYELSYDQWRAEEQQKKAGQPVDERYQATARQFGFGDRVGIDLPGERPGRVPGREWKQSYWEEMRDTYCRKAQELPPGEYAHRLYSELCKEGNIWRGGDAVNMSIGQGDVLTTPLQLATAFGAVANGGKVWRPHLGLEVRSPDGKETLWRYEPETVSEVAFAPGHLQAIRRGLEMVVREPRGTANYAFRSGGNPFPLDQIPVAGKTGTAEVGGKLPSAWFVAYAPANAPRYVVVVAVEEGGGGSQTAAPIARRILEAAFDLPVTPFRAGVATD; encoded by the coding sequence ATGGCCCAGCACGAGTCGTCGTCGGCGACCCTCCGTCTGACCCTGCTGACCCTCGTGGTTGCGGGGATGTTCGCGGCGCTGTTCTCGCGGCTGTGGTTCCTGCAGGTGCTCGCTGGCGACCGCTACGTCGAACTGGCCGACAGTAACCGGGTGCGCTGGGTGATCACCGCTGCGCCGCGCGGTCGCGTCCTCGACCGCGATGGCGAGCCTCTGGTGAAGAACCGTCCTGCTCTGACCGTCAGCGCCAACCGCAACCGACTCGTGGACGGCGACGGAGAGCCGCGCGACCACGAAGCCGAGCTCGTGATCTCACGCCTGAGCGCCCTGCTGGATATGACGCCCGACGAGATCGTCGAGGCCATCACCAACCGGAAGTACTCGCCGTTCCGCCCGACCCCGATCAAGAAGGACGTCGCCCCGGAAGTCATCTTCCAGATCAAGGAGCGCCAGGAGCACTTCGCGGGGGTGGACGCCGAGACCCTCCCCGTGCGGGTGTACCCGCAGGCGACCACGGCGGCGCACGTGGTGGGCTACCTGGGCGAGATCAGCGAGGAGCAGCTGGCGGCGGAGCGCTTCAGCGGGTACCGACTGGGTGATCTCGTGGGCAAGTCGGGCGTGGAGGCGGCCTACGAGGAGCACCTCCGCGGGGTGGAGGGACTGCAGCAACTCGAGGTGAACGCGCGAGGGGTCACGCTGGGGACGCTGGCGCAGCGCGCTCCCATCCCCGGTAACGAGCTGGTCACCACCCTGGACCTCGAGCTGCAACGTGAGGTCGAGCGCGTGCTCGAGGAGGGGATCGTTGCGAGCCGCGCTCAGATGCACCGCCAGAGCGGCCAGCACCTGAAGTCGGTCGCCGGGTCAGCGGTCGTCCTCGATCCGCGCAACGGCGAGGTCATCGCCATGGCGTCGTGGCCGACGTACGACCCCGGCCTGTTCGTCGGCGGGATCGACGCGCAGGCGTTCGACCGTCTCCACGACAAGGACAACGGCCTGCCGATCCTGAACCGTGCGATCCAGGGCGAGTACCCGCCAGGGTCGACGTGGAAGATCGTCTCGGCGGAGGCGGCACTCCAGGCGGGTCAGATCACCCCCCAGTCCACGCTGCCGTGCCCACCGAGGTGGGGATGGGGCAAGCGCAACTGGTACCCGCGGCACGATGGGACGATGGACGTCGCCCGGGCGCTGATGCGCTCCTGCGACACGTTCTTCTACGAACTGTCGTACGACCAGTGGCGCGCGGAGGAACAGCAGAAGAAAGCCGGTCAACCCGTCGACGAGCGCTACCAGGCCACGGCCCGGCAGTTCGGCTTCGGGGACCGGGTCGGCATCGACCTGCCCGGCGAACGTCCCGGTCGGGTCCCGGGGCGGGAGTGGAAGCAGAGTTACTGGGAGGAGATGCGCGACACCTACTGCCGCAAAGCGCAGGAGTTGCCCCCCGGGGAGTACGCGCACCGCTTGTACTCCGAACTGTGCAAGGAGGGGAACATCTGGCGCGGTGGCGACGCCGTCAACATGTCGATCGGGCAGGGCGACGTGCTGACCACCCCGCTGCAGCTCGCCACCGCGTTCGGGGCGGTCGCCAACGGTGGGAAGGTGTGGCGCCCGCACCTGGGCCTGGAGGTCCGCTCGCCCGACGGGAAAGAGACGCTGTGGCGGTACGAGCCGGAGACGGTGTCCGAGGTCGCCTTCGCACCGGGGCACCTGCAGGCGATCCGGAGAGGTCTCGAGATGGTCGTGCGAGAACCGCGCGGTACCGCCAACTACGCGTTCCGCAGCGGCGGCAACCCGTTCCCCCTCGATCAGATCCCCGTGGCCGGGAAGACCGGCACCGCCGAGGTCGGGGGGAAGCTGCCGTCGGCGTGGTTCGTCGCCTACGCACCGGCCAACGCCCCCCGGTACGTGGTCGTCGTGGCGGT